The segment AAAAAGACATCTTAACATCAAATGAAAAACTTTTACAATCTAACAGGTTGCCGAAACTCGGAGCATTTGCACAAGGCGGATACGGAAACCCCGGATTGACAATGATAAATGATGAATGGAATCCTTATTTTATTGTCGGAGCAAAATTGACTTGGAGAATTTGGGACAAAAATAAAACAAAACGAAACAAAGAAATCTTAAAGATAAATTCAGACTTTATTGATACAAAAAAAGAAGCATTTAACAAAAATATAAATATTCTTTGCGAAAAAGAACTCGGAGAAATTTCAAAACTTGAAAGAATGATTGAAAAAGATGATAAAATCATTGAACTACAAAAAAACATCTGCAAAAAAGCAGGTTCTAAATTGAATAACGGAATTATAACTTCTACCGATTATATCTCGTTATTGAATGATAAAAACCGTTCTGTAATCAAAAGTGAAATTCATAAAATTAAATTGATACAAACGAAGAGGAATTACATTAGAATTTTGGGTAATTGACAGTTGGCAGTTTTCAGTAGGCAGTAAGCAGTAGGCAGTCCACAGTCAGCAATCCACAGTTTGATAAATCACAGTTCTTTATTTGATTATAATAACAATTAAAATGAATAATTTTTAAAAACAGTAAAATGAACAAAATAATTTCAATATTAACAGTCGGCACTTTAATACTTGCTTCTTGCGGAAATAAAAATGATAAAGCCGACGCATACGGTAACTTTGAAGCAATTGAAACTATTATTTCATCTCAAACAACCGGAACTATTTTGAGGTGTAATATTAATGAAGGAGATATTCTGCAAACAGGCGATACAGCATATATCATTGATACAATTGCACTTATACTCCAACAGCAACAAGTTTTAAGTCAAAGAAATGCTGTATCATCAAAGTTTTCGGGCATTATTGCACAAGTTGATGTTTTAAATCAGCAAAAAGAAGTTCTGATTAAAGAACAAAAAAGGGTATTAAATTTATTAAAAGACAGTGCTGCAACACAAAAGCAATTGGATGATATTAACGGCAAGTTGAATATCTTGAATACACAAATCCAACAAGTTAAAACACAAAATCAAAGCTTGTTTGAAGAATTGAAAGTTTTTGATGCTCAAACAAAATCTATTCTGAATTTAATTCAAAAATCGACAATTATTAATCCTATTAACGGAACTGTATTAGTAAAATATTCAGAACAATATGAAATTGCAGCTCCGGGAAAAGCTCTTTACAAAATTGCTGATATATCAGAAATAATTCTTCGAGCATATATCAGCGGAACTCAATCAGGTGAAATCAAAATTGGACAAACGGTTAGAGTATTTATTGATGCTTCAGAAGATGAATATAAAAAATATCCGGGAGTAATTAGTTGGATTTCTGACAAAGCTGAATTTACACCAAAGATTATTCAAACAAAAGAAGAACGTGTGAATTTAGTTTATGCCGTAAAAATAAAAGTTAAAAATGACGGAAGTATTAAAATCGGTATGCCGGGGGAAGTTCGGTTTTAACTTATTTTGCAGATTATAAATCCGAATGAGCGACAGGCTGTTTCGGATTTCCAATCCGAAACAAAGCTGTCTTGAATTTGAAATTCAAAATAAAACAAACATCATGGGAATAAAAAACAAAACAACATCAAATGAGCTTTACTTTTTAACATTTACAGTTGTTGATTGGGTTGATGTTTTTACAAAAGCAAAATACAAACACATTATTGTTGATGCATTACAATTTGCTGTTAATAATAAAGGATTAGACCTTTTTGCATGGTGTATTATGACAAATCATATCCACTTGATTGCAAGAAGCAAGAAAAATTTTGAGCTTTCGGATATTATCAGAGATTTTAAAAAATTTACAAATAAAGCAATCATTAAATTAATTGAAGAAGAACCTGAAAGCAGAAGAAAGTGGATGTTATACAGATTTGAGTTTCACGGAAAATATAATCCGAAAATAAAAGATTACAAATTTTGGAAAGACGGCAGTGATGCAAAACATATTTATTCAAAAGAGTTTTTTATGCAAAAGCTAAATTACATTCATAACAATCCTGTTAAAGATGAAATTGTTGCAGAACCTCATCATTATTTATACAGTTCTGCAATTGATTATACTGATGAAAAGGGGCTTGTGGATGTAATTGTTGTTTGATATCATGCAGATTACAAATCTGCTACAGTTTACATTCGGATTACAAATCCGAATGAGCCGAACAGCTGTTTCGGATTTGTAATCCGAAACCAAACTGTCTTGAATTTGCAATTCAAAAAATATGAAGGAACTATCAATTAAAATATCAAATATCTCAAAAAGTTACGATGATGTAACTGCAATAAAAGACATTTCTTTTAATGTAAAAAAAGGTGAACTTTTCGGATTAATCGGTCCTGACGGTGCCGGAAAAACTACATTAATTAGAATTCTGACAACTTTGCTGTTATCTGATACAGGAAAAGCAAATGTAGAAAGTTTGGATGTTGTAAAAAATTTAAAAAAAATTCGACAAATCATCGGTTATATGCCCGGGAGGTTTTCATTGTATCAAGATTTAACTGTTGAAGAAAATCTAAACTTTTTTGCAACAATTTTCGGAACAACAATAGAAGAAAACTATGAACTTGTAAAAGATATTTATTCACATATCGAACCCTTTAAAGCCAGAAAAGCAGGTGATTTATCAGGCGGAATGAAACAAAAATTAGCATTATCATGTGCATTAATTCATAAACCGAAAGTTCTTTTTTTAGACGAACCGACAACAGGAGTTGATGCTGTTTCTCGTAAAGAATTTTGGGATATGCTTAAAAAACTTCAAAAAAAGGATATTACAATTTTAGTTTCAACACCATATATGGATGAAGCAAGTTTATGCGACAGAGTTGCATTAATGCAAAAAGGAGAAATTATGAGTATTGATACGCCCGAAAATATTACAAATCAATTTGAAAAAATATTGTTTTCAATTAAAGCAGATAATAAATTCAAGTTAATCAAAGATTTAAGAGACTACGAATATCAAAATTCAGTAAATGCATTCGGACAATTTATTCATTATACAGACAAATCAGAAAACCGAAAAATTGATGATATAAAATATTACTTAAAAGAAAAAAAACATACAAATATTGAAGTTAAAATTATTCAAGCAAATATTGAAGATTGTTTTATTGAACTGATGAAGGAGTAGGCAGTGGGCAGTAGGCAGTAGGCAGTAGGCAGTAAACAGTAGGCAGTAAACAGTAGGCAATAAGCAATTTATATTTGTCTGTACTTACCGGAGATTGCCGACTGTGGACTGTGAACTGTGGACTGCCGACTGTGGACATAAAACTTAAAACGATAAACATAAAATGAAGATAATCAGCAACTTAAAAGACAACAATGACAAAAACCCCAATAATATCAGCTAAAAACTTAACTAAAAAATTCGGCAACTTTACTGCAAACGATAATTTGAATTTTGAAGTATTTCAAGGAGAAATTTTTGGGTTTTTGGGTGCTAACGGTGCAGGCAAGACTACGGCAATAAGAATACTTTGCGGTTTGTCAAGTCCGACTTCCGGCGAAATTAATGTTGCAGGATATGATGTTTACAA is part of the Bacteroidales bacterium genome and harbors:
- a CDS encoding HlyD family efflux transporter periplasmic adaptor subunit — translated: MNKIISILTVGTLILASCGNKNDKADAYGNFEAIETIISSQTTGTILRCNINEGDILQTGDTAYIIDTIALILQQQQVLSQRNAVSSKFSGIIAQVDVLNQQKEVLIKEQKRVLNLLKDSAATQKQLDDINGKLNILNTQIQQVKTQNQSLFEELKVFDAQTKSILNLIQKSTIINPINGTVLVKYSEQYEIAAPGKALYKIADISEIILRAYISGTQSGEIKIGQTVRVFIDASEDEYKKYPGVISWISDKAEFTPKIIQTKEERVNLVYAVKIKVKNDGSIKIGMPGEVRF
- a CDS encoding transposase, producing the protein MGIKNKTTSNELYFLTFTVVDWVDVFTKAKYKHIIVDALQFAVNNKGLDLFAWCIMTNHIHLIARSKKNFELSDIIRDFKKFTNKAIIKLIEEEPESRRKWMLYRFEFHGKYNPKIKDYKFWKDGSDAKHIYSKEFFMQKLNYIHNNPVKDEIVAEPHHYLYSSAIDYTDEKGLVDVIVV
- a CDS encoding ABC transporter ATP-binding protein produces the protein MKELSIKISNISKSYDDVTAIKDISFNVKKGELFGLIGPDGAGKTTLIRILTTLLLSDTGKANVESLDVVKNLKKIRQIIGYMPGRFSLYQDLTVEENLNFFATIFGTTIEENYELVKDIYSHIEPFKARKAGDLSGGMKQKLALSCALIHKPKVLFLDEPTTGVDAVSRKEFWDMLKKLQKKDITILVSTPYMDEASLCDRVALMQKGEIMSIDTPENITNQFEKILFSIKADNKFKLIKDLRDYEYQNSVNAFGQFIHYTDKSENRKIDDIKYYLKEKKHTNIEVKIIQANIEDCFIELMKE